A single window of Microcoleus sp. FACHB-68 DNA harbors:
- a CDS encoding PAS domain S-box protein: MMPDPSGVWQKNSQGEATSGLARQKNSYTEHKHLERTLHQTKVEKTPAKTALRRPFIYFTLTATGLIRSVNHWGAACLGYTVSQLRDKAIFSIFHPDDRERMQALGTAFLYSCAPVAQGECRLVCKDGSSFWVKAIALQKKHRHYKRTGLIAKMNINTDPLVLIVCEEFMNCKQNEPHFRATFEYASIGIAHIALNGRLQLVNQWLCDIIDYTAAELQSLTFQDITHPDDRDTDREEIRALLAGEIQAYSQQKRLICKDNSAALIKLTVSLLRENSAGFPILASDFIQNSSFKIQTSLGEPKYFIAVIEDITTRKQAETELQESANAWLTVIETVGEGLTVSDGEGRFEVFNSKMEEITGYTKEEANGYPDFISLLYPDPQACSCALAGIQDLAHKGGFREIETTIQTKDGVKKTLLVSTSVVGYKNKKLFLSAYRDITERKQMEEAICIAKEKYRSIFDNAIEGIFQTTADGKIISANPALARLCGYETPEELIAQVTDIERQIYVQPTRRSEFIATMQAQQSVSNFESQIYRADGSIIWISENARVVKNAAGELLYYEGTIEDITARRQAHEVLRLQTERERLIAAMSQRIRQSLNLRHILSTTVEEVRQFLAADRVLIYRFNPDNSGVVEVESRDANWPAMQGVLIEAPCFPQKCVELYKQGRIGAMENIETANLTQCHIDLLLQFQVRANLVVPILLNDEIRMNNPDKVLNSQPSGSNCRLWGLLIAHHCREPRRWIPEESQLLKQLATQVGIAIQQSELYQQLRLVNVELERQVRERTGLLRQALDFEAMLKRITDKVRDSLDESQILKTVVRELVLVLGAECCDTALYSADQTTATVCYEYGTSMPAPTEKVVPMADFPGVYKQLLAGEHFQFCALGKFVKTIVPESVRYKAILACPIVDDQGVLGDLWLFNQQDYVFNDLEIRLVQQVANQCAIGIRQARLYEESRAQVEELQKLSWLKDEFLSTVSHELRTPLSNMKMAIQMLAIALNQKHGFLAELAKPEPERGKAARYFQILQTECEREISLINDLLDLQRLEATAQPCVVETIDLKDWLPALIKPFYGRVKEHEQILQVEICDQLPALKSDPASLGRIVTELLNNACKYTPPGERIIVRAGVAAEVIYLSVNNTGVEIPADELPRIFEKFYRVPKTDRWQQGGTGLGLTLVKKLVNHIGGSIQVESAANQTVFTVALPQINSCP; this comes from the coding sequence ATGATGCCTGATCCTTCAGGGGTTTGGCAAAAAAATTCTCAGGGTGAAGCGACTTCTGGACTGGCGCGGCAAAAAAACTCCTATACAGAACACAAACATCTGGAGAGGACTTTGCACCAAACTAAAGTGGAAAAAACACCAGCAAAAACCGCTCTACGCCGCCCATTTATCTACTTCACCCTAACTGCCACCGGCTTGATCCGTTCAGTCAATCACTGGGGTGCTGCCTGTCTCGGTTACACAGTCTCTCAATTAAGGGACAAAGCGATTTTTAGCATTTTTCATCCAGATGATCGAGAAAGGATGCAAGCACTCGGAACTGCCTTTTTGTACTCATGTGCACCAGTTGCCCAGGGAGAATGCCGGCTGGTTTGCAAAGATGGATCGTCGTTTTGGGTTAAAGCAATTGCCCTGCAAAAAAAACATAGGCATTACAAACGCACTGGACTGATAGCTAAAATGAATATCAACACAGATCCACTTGTGCTAATTGTTTGCGAAGAATTTATGAATTGCAAACAAAATGAGCCGCATTTCCGGGCCACATTTGAATACGCCAGCATCGGTATTGCTCACATCGCACTTAATGGCCGGTTGCAATTGGTTAATCAATGGCTATGCGATATTATAGATTATACAGCCGCAGAACTTCAATCCTTAACATTTCAAGATATCACCCACCCAGATGATCGAGATACAGATCGTGAAGAAATTCGAGCGCTGTTAGCTGGAGAAATTCAAGCATACTCGCAACAAAAGCGCTTAATTTGCAAAGATAACTCAGCCGCTTTAATTAAACTTACCGTCTCATTGCTACGAGAAAATAGTGCAGGCTTCCCAATTTTAGCGTCTGACTTTATTCAAAATTCATCTTTTAAAATTCAAACTTCTTTAGGGGAACCGAAATATTTTATTGCAGTCATTGAAGATATTACCACACGCAAACAGGCAGAAACAGAACTTCAAGAAAGCGCAAATGCGTGGCTAACTGTTATCGAAACAGTTGGAGAAGGATTGACAGTCAGTGATGGTGAAGGGCGATTTGAAGTTTTTAATTCCAAAATGGAGGAAATTACAGGTTACACCAAAGAAGAAGCTAACGGCTATCCTGATTTCATTTCACTTCTGTATCCCGATCCGCAAGCTTGCTCTTGTGCGCTTGCCGGCATTCAAGACCTCGCACATAAAGGCGGATTTCGCGAGATTGAAACCACCATTCAAACCAAAGATGGCGTGAAAAAAACTTTATTAGTTTCTACCTCGGTCGTGGGATATAAAAATAAAAAGCTTTTTTTAAGCGCTTATCGCGATATTACCGAACGTAAGCAAATGGAAGAAGCAATTTGCATTGCCAAAGAAAAATATCGTAGTATTTTTGATAACGCCATTGAAGGCATTTTCCAGACAACAGCAGATGGGAAAATTATTAGTGCAAATCCAGCTCTGGCACGGCTGTGCGGTTACGAAACGCCGGAAGAATTGATCGCACAGGTGACAGACATCGAGCGTCAAATTTACGTTCAACCCACTCGAAGATCCGAGTTTATTGCCACCATGCAGGCGCAGCAGTCTGTATCAAACTTTGAGTCTCAAATTTATCGCGCCGACGGGAGTATCATTTGGATTTCTGAGAATGCGCGTGTCGTGAAAAATGCGGCGGGTGAGCTTCTCTACTATGAAGGCACCATCGAAGATATCACGGCACGCCGGCAGGCGCACGAGGTACTGCGGCTGCAAACTGAGCGAGAACGACTGATCGCAGCCATGAGCCAGCGGATTCGTCAATCGCTGAACCTTCGACACATTCTCAGCACCACAGTGGAGGAAGTGCGGCAATTTCTGGCAGCGGATCGGGTACTAATTTACCGCTTCAACCCCGATAACAGCGGCGTTGTGGAGGTAGAATCCCGTGATGCAAACTGGCCGGCAATGCAGGGCGTGTTAATTGAAGCGCCGTGCTTTCCTCAAAAATGCGTTGAGCTTTACAAACAAGGGCGCATTGGAGCGATGGAAAACATCGAGACTGCCAATCTGACCCAATGCCACATCGATTTACTGCTTCAGTTTCAGGTGAGAGCGAACTTGGTGGTGCCGATCTTGCTCAATGACGAAATCAGAATGAACAATCCAGACAAAGTTCTGAATTCGCAACCATCAGGTTCTAATTGCCGGTTGTGGGGATTGCTGATCGCGCATCACTGCCGCGAACCCCGCCGGTGGATTCCGGAAGAAAGTCAGTTGCTTAAACAACTGGCGACGCAGGTAGGAATTGCCATTCAACAATCAGAACTGTATCAGCAATTGCGCCTAGTTAATGTGGAATTAGAGCGCCAAGTCCGGGAACGCACCGGCTTGCTGCGACAAGCGCTCGATTTTGAAGCGATGCTGAAGCGGATCACAGACAAAGTGCGCGATAGTCTCGATGAAAGCCAAATTTTAAAAACTGTGGTGCGGGAGTTGGTTCTGGTTTTGGGCGCTGAGTGCTGCGATACAGCTTTGTACAGTGCTGATCAGACAACGGCTACAGTTTGCTATGAATATGGCACCTCAATGCCGGCACCCACAGAGAAAGTGGTGCCAATGGCGGACTTTCCGGGGGTATACAAGCAACTGCTGGCAGGCGAACACTTTCAATTTTGTGCGTTAGGGAAGTTTGTTAAAACAATTGTCCCTGAATCGGTGCGCTATAAAGCAATTTTGGCTTGTCCTATTGTGGATGATCAAGGCGTGCTGGGGGATCTATGGTTATTTAACCAGCAAGATTATGTGTTTAATGATTTAGAAATTCGCTTAGTGCAGCAGGTAGCAAATCAGTGTGCGATCGGGATTCGGCAAGCCAGACTTTATGAAGAATCGAGAGCACAAGTTGAAGAATTACAAAAACTAAGCTGGTTGAAAGATGAATTTCTCAGCACGGTTTCCCACGAATTGCGGACGCCTTTATCGAATATGAAAATGGCGATTCAAATGCTGGCAATCGCATTAAATCAGAAACATGGTTTTTTGGCAGAATTGGCGAAGCCTGAGCCAGAAAGAGGGAAGGCGGCTCGCTATTTCCAAATATTACAAACTGAGTGCGAGCGGGAAATTAGCCTAATCAACGATTTGCTAGATTTGCAGCGATTGGAGGCAACTGCTCAACCTTGCGTTGTAGAAACAATCGATTTAAAAGATTGGCTGCCGGCATTAATCAAACCTTTTTATGGACGGGTAAAGGAACACGAGCAAATTTTGCAAGTTGAAATTTGTGATCAACTGCCAGCTCTGAAATCAGATCCCGCGAGTTTGGGACGAATTGTAACGGAGTTGCTGAACAATGCTTGCAAGTACACCCCGCCGGGAGAGCGGATCATTGTCAGAGCCGGTGTTGCTGCAGAAGTTATTTATCTGAGTGTGAATAATACCGGCGTGGAAATTCCCGCCGATGAACTCCCCCGCATTTTTGAAAAGTTCTACCGGGTGCCAAAAACTGACCGCTGGCAGCAAGGAGGAACTGGGTTAGGGTTAACGCTTGTTAAAAAGTTGGTTAATCATATTGGTGGCTCGATTCAGGTAGAAAGTGCTGCCAATCAAACTGTTTTTACCGTGGCACTTCCCCAAATCAACTCTTGTCCCTAA
- a CDS encoding sister chromatid cohesion protein PDS5, which produces MVKQSQHKVFKAAKVAILCVTLPLLALSNIWAQELYELDIDTQLQQLKDEDETNDQPAIDTLVKIGPEAVPDLSAALKNSSEARVRAGAAKALGRIGSEANVDISTIIPPLVEALKDSEPDIRRVAAEALGRMGAPAIPELIAALKGDSSSVRLIAAEALGQIGPDARLAVPALIDRLEDGDWRVRSGAARALGKIGTEAKLEATAIVPPLIQALKDSDPDVRRSAAEALGRIGSPVVPDLSRALQDENVAVRTAAAEALGQIGADAKEAVPNLIEKLQDADWRVRSSVARSLGRIGSEAKLEAQSILPPLIATLKDKDPEVRRAAAEVLVKIGPEAVPGLITALTDEQPAVRTGVAWALGQMGSDAERAVPALISSLNDKNEAVRSAAAEALGRIGADAQTAIAPLTEALQDPNQLVRGSAAEATRRIAGSLQDRADDLHLQQLKFALSDLTQARSALEDRKLELLSDPLLFKFTKEEIVVAISRSIKALETEKETRFFALSAAWILQRKWILLPAIYAITLPLIWLLILWLRPLWLLGVNEALKPYKLTLSKQRGVTLSARHLLFLALFDYHPRVLDAWVAAHIHSAHGRFAQLATVSDRQVHIPVPVILDGNTVANLTGKELRPVFAQKQVRLLIWGEAGAGKTSLACQLAKWAMSDNPDERLCDHLQMPVLIEQELDSIAENSQFSNIINWRLQSVIGTRELISEELVKRLAQKKRLLVIVDHFSEMSDATRAEIRPAHPDFLPNALIVTSRIEETLDGVFKTTIKPLRVEGNRLSSFMEAYLTQRGARDRLSDLEFFDACSLLSLIVGQRNITVLLAKLYAEQLITYKEGTSNAGLADNIPDLMICYLNELNRGVTQNRFDDSLVHHDAKIVAWECLKQTFKPAAVSRHTALAALGGKQAETRIEYLEKRLRLIQTIDAGQDKIRFSLDPLAEYLAGLHLVDLYGNNTQHWRAFFKQVDTMPGSPQGCQGFLLAVRDCCLAKSKEEEIPSFVVEEIGKRAG; this is translated from the coding sequence ATGGTTAAGCAATCTCAACATAAAGTATTCAAAGCCGCAAAAGTAGCCATTCTGTGTGTTACATTGCCCCTGCTCGCGCTCAGCAATATCTGGGCACAAGAACTATACGAGCTAGACATTGACACCCAACTTCAGCAGCTCAAAGACGAGGACGAAACCAACGACCAACCGGCCATCGACACCTTGGTGAAAATTGGCCCAGAAGCAGTTCCTGACTTGAGCGCAGCCCTCAAAAACTCATCAGAAGCGCGAGTGCGTGCCGGCGCGGCGAAAGCATTAGGCAGAATCGGTTCAGAAGCAAACGTTGACATATCCACGATCATTCCCCCACTTGTAGAAGCCCTGAAAGACTCAGAACCGGACATTCGCCGCGTCGCCGCTGAAGCGCTGGGCAGAATGGGTGCGCCGGCAATCCCAGAGCTAATCGCCGCATTAAAAGGGGACAGTTCATCTGTTCGGCTGATAGCGGCTGAAGCCCTCGGACAAATTGGGCCAGATGCCCGCTTAGCGGTGCCGGCGCTGATTGATAGGTTGGAGGACGGAGATTGGCGCGTGCGATCTGGGGCAGCCAGAGCTTTAGGTAAAATAGGCACCGAAGCCAAATTAGAAGCAACGGCAATTGTTCCGCCACTGATTCAAGCCTTAAAAGACTCAGATCCCGACGTGCGGCGCTCAGCAGCGGAGGCATTAGGCAGAATCGGATCGCCGGTGGTTCCCGATCTCAGCAGAGCCTTGCAGGATGAGAATGTCGCCGTTCGTACCGCCGCAGCCGAAGCCCTTGGACAAATTGGTGCCGATGCCAAAGAAGCTGTGCCCAATCTCATCGAGAAATTGCAGGATGCAGATTGGCGCGTGCGCTCCAGCGTGGCCCGTTCCTTGGGCAGAATTGGCTCGGAGGCCAAATTAGAAGCCCAATCCATCCTTCCGCCACTGATCGCAACACTCAAGGACAAAGATCCGGAGGTGCGGAGGGCGGCGGCTGAGGTGTTAGTCAAAATTGGCCCAGAAGCAGTTCCGGGCTTAATTACAGCCTTAACTGATGAGCAGCCGGCAGTGCGTACCGGCGTTGCTTGGGCGCTGGGACAAATGGGTTCAGATGCCGAGCGAGCGGTGCCGGCTTTAATTTCCAGCTTGAACGATAAAAATGAAGCAGTGCGATCAGCAGCCGCAGAAGCCTTGGGACGAATTGGTGCGGACGCGCAAACCGCAATTGCACCCCTAACAGAGGCATTGCAAGACCCCAATCAGTTAGTACGCGGTTCTGCGGCTGAGGCAACCAGACGCATCGCCGGCAGCCTTCAGGATCGCGCTGACGATCTCCACCTGCAACAGCTCAAATTTGCTTTATCCGACTTAACCCAAGCTCGATCAGCCTTAGAAGACCGCAAGCTGGAGCTTTTAAGCGATCCCCTTTTGTTTAAGTTCACCAAAGAAGAAATTGTTGTTGCCATCAGCCGGTCTATTAAAGCGCTAGAGACTGAAAAAGAAACTCGCTTTTTTGCGCTGAGCGCTGCTTGGATTCTCCAGCGAAAATGGATTTTATTGCCGGCAATTTATGCAATCACACTGCCCCTGATTTGGCTGTTAATCTTGTGGCTACGCCCTCTCTGGTTATTGGGCGTCAATGAAGCTTTGAAACCGTACAAACTCACCCTGTCAAAGCAGAGAGGGGTAACACTATCGGCTCGTCATTTGCTGTTTCTGGCGTTGTTCGATTATCATCCCAGAGTGCTTGATGCTTGGGTGGCGGCTCACATCCATTCTGCACACGGGCGATTTGCTCAGCTTGCGACGGTGAGTGATCGCCAAGTTCATATTCCGGTTCCGGTGATTTTAGATGGCAACACCGTTGCTAACCTCACCGGCAAGGAATTACGACCTGTATTTGCTCAAAAGCAAGTTAGATTACTGATTTGGGGAGAAGCCGGTGCCGGTAAAACCAGTCTCGCTTGTCAGTTGGCGAAATGGGCGATGTCTGATAACCCGGATGAACGTCTGTGCGATCATTTACAGATGCCGGTTTTAATTGAGCAAGAACTTGACAGTATTGCAGAAAATAGCCAATTTTCAAACATTATTAATTGGCGGCTGCAATCTGTGATCGGCACGCGAGAGCTAATTTCTGAAGAACTCGTTAAACGTCTGGCTCAAAAGAAACGCCTGCTAGTAATTGTCGATCACTTCTCTGAAATGAGCGACGCGACAAGAGCAGAAATTCGACCGGCTCATCCTGACTTTCTGCCGAATGCTTTGATCGTTACGTCACGAATTGAAGAAACTCTCGATGGGGTGTTTAAAACAACAATTAAACCGTTGCGGGTTGAAGGCAACCGGCTTTCATCGTTTATGGAAGCTTATCTGACTCAGCGAGGGGCGCGTGATCGCTTAAGTGATTTAGAGTTTTTTGATGCTTGTAGTTTGCTTTCTTTGATAGTTGGTCAGCGCAATATTACGGTTCTTCTCGCTAAGCTTTATGCTGAGCAGTTAATTACTTATAAAGAAGGCACCAGCAATGCCGGTTTAGCTGACAATATTCCCGATTTAATGATCTGCTATCTGAACGAACTCAATCGCGGTGTAACACAAAATCGGTTTGATGATAGCCTGGTTCATCACGATGCCAAAATTGTGGCTTGGGAGTGCCTCAAACAAACCTTTAAACCGGCAGCCGTGAGCCGCCATACAGCGCTTGCGGCTTTGGGAGGCAAACAAGCGGAAACCCGCATTGAGTATTTGGAAAAACGCTTACGTCTGATCCAAACGATTGATGCTGGTCAAGATAAAATCCGTTTTTCTCTCGATCCACTTGCCGAGTATCTTGCCGGTTTGCATTTGGTGGATCTTTACGGCAATAACACGCAACATTGGCGAGCATTCTTCAAGCAAGTTGATACCATGCCCGGTTCCCCACAGGGTTGTCAAGGCTTTTTATTAGCAGTGCGTGATTGCTGTCTTGCTAAGAGTAAAGAAGAGGAAATTCCTAGCTTTGTCGTCGAAGAAATTGGCAAACGAGCCGGTTGA
- a CDS encoding ATP-binding protein has product MSEVSMPALRLESTLLELTLHDLQIESDQLGKELTKAFTDNPLLPGAILVEGGQLMGMISRRRFLEHLSRPYGLELFSPRPVKTLYRFAETEVLVMPAHTLIVMAARRSLQRSPRSLYEPIVVEIEPQVYRLLDVHQLLVAQSHIHELTSRLLNEQTKAQMMQTEKMASLGRLVAEVAHEIRNPVNCIGGNMGFLSNYSEDLIKLVSAYESQVKSTPPLVTEIKQDIELDFLLSDLPKVVESIKVSAERLTKIVGGLQNFSHMDEAKRKPADLHECIDSTLLILHNRLKYDIEVVKNYNELPLVPCYSGQLSQVFMNLISNAIDALMDQVEVQGIHSTWKPRIEITTGIQETENSNWAFVRIADNGPGIPPEIQGRIFDSFFTTKPMGKGTGLGLAISHQIVTEKHQGKLNLHCTILEQCEDDTPKTGSRAVTEDCQPNTGTEFEILLPLGLIA; this is encoded by the coding sequence ATGTCTGAAGTTTCCATGCCGGCACTACGTTTAGAGTCAACACTGCTAGAACTCACCCTTCACGATCTTCAAATTGAATCAGACCAGTTGGGAAAAGAATTGACGAAAGCTTTTACTGACAACCCCCTGCTGCCCGGAGCGATTTTGGTAGAGGGAGGTCAGCTAATGGGGATGATATCGCGACGGCGTTTTTTAGAACACTTAAGCCGGCCCTATGGATTAGAACTTTTTTCGCCGCGTCCGGTGAAAACTTTATATCGCTTTGCGGAAACCGAAGTTTTAGTGATGCCGGCGCACACTTTAATTGTTATGGCTGCTCGCAGGTCTTTGCAGCGCTCACCCAGGTCACTTTATGAACCCATCGTCGTAGAAATTGAACCGCAAGTTTACAGGCTTCTAGACGTGCATCAATTGCTCGTTGCCCAGTCCCACATTCACGAATTGACCTCACGCTTACTCAACGAGCAAACAAAAGCTCAGATGATGCAGACAGAGAAAATGGCCAGCTTAGGCCGGCTCGTGGCGGAAGTGGCGCACGAAATTAGAAATCCAGTCAACTGTATCGGCGGAAACATGGGATTTCTGTCAAATTACTCTGAAGACCTGATTAAACTTGTCTCAGCTTACGAATCACAAGTCAAATCGACCCCACCCCTGGTTACAGAAATTAAACAAGACATCGAACTAGATTTCTTGCTCAGTGATTTGCCAAAAGTTGTGGAAAGTATTAAAGTATCCGCCGAGCGATTAACCAAAATTGTGGGAGGACTGCAGAACTTTTCTCACATGGATGAAGCGAAGCGCAAACCGGCAGATTTACATGAATGCATCGACAGTACACTGCTAATTTTGCACAACCGGCTCAAATACGACATAGAAGTCGTAAAAAATTATAACGAACTGCCCCTGGTGCCGTGCTACTCTGGCCAACTCAGCCAAGTATTTATGAACTTGATTAGTAATGCCATAGACGCCTTAATGGATCAAGTTGAAGTCCAAGGCATTCACTCGACATGGAAACCCAGAATCGAGATTACCACCGGCATTCAAGAAACCGAAAACTCAAACTGGGCATTTGTGCGGATTGCCGATAATGGGCCAGGAATTCCCCCTGAAATTCAAGGGCGAATTTTTGACAGCTTTTTCACTACCAAGCCAATGGGGAAAGGAACTGGCTTGGGTTTAGCCATTAGCCATCAAATTGTTACTGAAAAACATCAAGGCAAATTGAATCTGCACTGCACAATCCTGGAACAGTGCGAAGACGACACCCCAAAAACAGGTAGCCGCGCCGTTACAGAAGATTGCCAACCCAACACCGGCACCGAATTTGAAATTTTGCTACCCCTGGGTTTAATCGCATAA
- a CDS encoding ATP-binding protein translates to MPFLSEGSYQDLRLESILRELPLYDFQVELSCPGVALAEIFEKYPLLPGAILIDQGQFVGMISRQRLLEYLLRPHGIELFLNEPLSVLHSYARTEALVLPDTLPVVAAARQALRRSPELLGEPIVVKKEPLAYQLLNVHELNIAYWQIRGIETQVRFEHIQAQMIQSEKMASLGRLVDGVAHEILDPVGFIWGNLTYVASYSQGLLELLSAYEKYLPTLPAEISELKEEIEFDFLQQDLPRAISSIKTGAGRLKTLVTSLQNFCHIDEVYPKPADLHACIDSVLLLLKSRLSGEIEVVKNYGHLPPVPCYAGQLSQVFMNILSNAIDALINQSLNQKFAIEFRGSGLSTPPNHTQKPRIEITTQVRSLGSPDPNAPESRGVSIRIADNGPGISPQKQRTILESFSIEKRAEKETSLGVSYWIITAKHGGKFYLHSPAGRGQTDLSQNVSTGNHVNEEDLASDAGTEFEIVLPLI, encoded by the coding sequence ATGCCATTCTTATCGGAGGGAAGCTATCAAGACCTCCGTTTAGAGTCAATCCTGCGAGAACTACCGCTGTATGACTTTCAGGTTGAGTTAAGCTGTCCGGGAGTTGCCCTGGCCGAAATTTTTGAAAAGTACCCCCTATTACCGGGCGCTATTTTAATAGATCAGGGCCAGTTTGTTGGGATGATTTCACGGCAGCGGCTGCTGGAATATTTGTTGCGTCCCCACGGGATAGAACTATTTTTAAACGAACCCCTCTCAGTTCTTCACAGCTATGCCCGTACCGAAGCTTTAGTGCTTCCCGACACCCTGCCGGTTGTGGCAGCGGCGCGGCAGGCGTTGCGGCGATCTCCTGAATTGTTGGGTGAACCCATTGTCGTTAAAAAAGAACCGCTTGCTTATCAATTGTTAAACGTACACGAGTTAAACATTGCGTATTGGCAAATTCGAGGCATTGAAACTCAGGTGCGTTTTGAACACATCCAAGCCCAGATGATTCAAAGCGAGAAAATGGCTAGCTTAGGGCGGTTGGTAGATGGAGTCGCCCACGAAATTTTAGACCCGGTGGGATTTATTTGGGGCAATTTAACTTATGTTGCCTCCTACAGTCAGGGATTGCTAGAGTTGCTGTCAGCTTACGAGAAGTACCTGCCCACGCTGCCGGCGGAAATTTCTGAACTTAAAGAAGAAATTGAATTTGATTTTTTGCAGCAAGATTTGCCGCGAGCGATCTCCAGCATCAAAACCGGCGCAGGTCGGTTAAAAACATTAGTGACCAGCCTGCAAAACTTCTGTCACATTGATGAAGTTTATCCCAAGCCGGCAGATTTACACGCTTGCATTGATAGCGTTTTGTTACTGCTGAAAAGTCGCCTGAGTGGTGAAATTGAGGTCGTCAAAAATTATGGACATCTGCCGCCGGTTCCTTGCTATGCCGGCCAGTTGAGCCAAGTTTTTATGAATATCCTCAGCAATGCAATTGATGCTTTAATCAATCAGTCGCTCAATCAAAAGTTTGCCATAGAGTTTAGAGGTTCAGGATTAAGCACACCCCCCAACCATACGCAAAAACCTCGCATTGAAATTACCACTCAAGTTCGTTCTCTAGGTTCGCCTGACCCTAATGCACCTGAATCTCGCGGAGTTTCGATTCGGATTGCTGATAATGGCCCTGGCATATCTCCCCAGAAACAACGCACAATTTTAGAGTCTTTCTCGATAGAAAAACGGGCAGAAAAAGAAACAAGCTTAGGGGTGAGTTACTGGATTATTACGGCCAAGCATGGGGGAAAGTTTTATTTGCATTCGCCTGCCGGCAGGGGGCAAACAGATTTGTCACAAAATGTTTCTACCGGCAATCACGTAAACGAAGAAGATTTGGCAAGTGATGCCGGCACAGAATTTGAAATTGTGTTGCCTTTGATTTGA
- a CDS encoding diguanylate cyclase → MLSGFRSDLSTAPIYPDALHLESTLGNLSLWECQVESYHLGKEAVRRFQDNPLLPGVIMTEQGKFVGMISRWRFLEHLSRPYGLELFCNRALTSLYRFAQTDNLIFPVKTNIVVAAKQSLQRPAELLNEPIVVEVTPHDYRLLDVHQLLVAQSQIHEKTTQLLYQTYQQLEIVNLEFKRLASLDGLTQLANRRRFDEYLEAEWRRSICDRTPLSLILCDIDFFKNYNDSCGHLAGDQCLREVAVALKETVKQPTDLVARYGGEEFAIILPNTDAAGGVVIAESIVTRVRELQLVHPNSRVSPFVTLSCGVTGIIPSYEYMPAQVIAGADEALYKAKAAGRDRVVVQTCDG, encoded by the coding sequence ATGCTGAGTGGGTTCCGATCCGATTTATCGACTGCCCCAATATATCCTGACGCTCTCCATTTAGAGTCAACCCTCGGAAATCTATCGCTTTGGGAGTGTCAGGTTGAGTCTTATCATCTGGGTAAGGAAGCCGTTCGCAGATTTCAAGACAATCCACTGCTGCCTGGAGTGATTATGACAGAGCAGGGGAAGTTTGTCGGCATGATTTCCCGCTGGCGCTTTTTGGAACATCTCAGCCGGCCTTACGGATTAGAATTATTTTGCAATCGTGCACTCACCTCTTTATACCGCTTCGCTCAAACAGATAATTTAATTTTTCCAGTCAAGACCAATATTGTCGTAGCGGCAAAGCAATCATTGCAGCGGCCTGCTGAGTTACTCAATGAACCCATTGTGGTTGAAGTAACACCCCATGATTATAGGTTATTAGATGTGCATCAATTATTGGTCGCGCAATCACAAATTCACGAAAAAACTACTCAATTGCTGTATCAAACCTATCAGCAACTAGAGATAGTAAACCTGGAGTTCAAGCGCCTAGCCAGTTTGGATGGTTTGACTCAACTGGCCAACCGGCGCAGGTTTGATGAGTATCTAGAAGCAGAGTGGCGACGGTCGATTTGTGATCGCACACCTTTATCGCTCATTCTTTGTGACATTGACTTTTTCAAAAACTATAATGATAGCTGCGGACATTTAGCCGGCGACCAATGCTTGCGGGAGGTGGCGGTTGCCTTAAAGGAGACGGTAAAGCAACCTACTGATTTAGTTGCTCGCTACGGCGGCGAAGAATTTGCGATAATTTTGCCGAATACCGACGCTGCCGGTGGGGTAGTTATTGCGGAGTCTATTGTCACCCGCGTTCGAGAATTGCAGCTGGTTCATCCCAACTCACGAGTTTCCCCCTTCGTCACCCTCAGCTGTGGCGTAACCGGCATAATTCCCAGTTATGAATATATGCCGGCCCAGGTGATTGCAGGGGCCGACGAAGCGCTTTACAAAGCCAAAGCTGCCGGTCGTGATCGGGTTGTGGTTCAAACTTGTGACGGCTAA